From Arcticibacter tournemirensis, one genomic window encodes:
- a CDS encoding nuclear transport factor 2 family protein: protein MKALKTIIIAFCITFSFGAFSKDDGAKDQKLSMNYAVQTYIDAITQGKVKSLGEVLDNDVKFTMTQGEKIVNFNRNEMLNALKGSENIMQNCKTNYAVVEQNDSQSIVKVTMSYDVFTRINYVTITHTSKGWKITNVSSVFN from the coding sequence ATGAAAGCTTTAAAAACTATTATTATTGCATTCTGTATAACATTTTCTTTTGGCGCCTTTTCTAAAGATGACGGAGCTAAAGATCAAAAACTAAGTATGAACTATGCAGTTCAAACTTATATAGATGCCATTACTCAGGGAAAGGTAAAATCACTTGGGGAAGTATTAGACAACGATGTGAAGTTTACTATGACTCAGGGCGAAAAGATTGTCAACTTCAACAGGAATGAGATGCTGAACGCTCTTAAAGGATCGGAAAACATCATGCAGAACTGCAAAACAAATTATGCCGTGGTTGAACAAAACGACTCTCAGTCTATTGTTAAAGTAACCATGAGCTACGATGTGTTTACAAGGATTAACTACGTAACCATCACACACACCAGCAAGGGGTGGAAGATTACTAATGTTTCCAGCGTATTCAATTAA
- a CDS encoding histone deacetylase: MEATERAAVCTEDSLERFWTGPHDNESTGNKSVFLNDVLRFICRLLFTDINLYFAIVLKIAFDPIYAHPLPEGHRFPMLKYELIPGQLLYEGLITEENIFSSAAVAEDIILLTHEKEYWENLRDLTLGPREVRRIGFPLTAQLVERERRIAQGTIDGCMYAREYGVAFNVAGGTHHAGSNWGEGFCLLNDQAVAANYLLSNRLASSVLIIDLDVHQGNGTAQIFENVPEVFTLSIHAEKNFPFRKERSDLDIGLDLGTGDEAYLQILTSTLEPLFSRLKPDFVFYLSGVDVLATDKLGHLALSREGCRERDRRVFELCKKYEIPVQVSMGGGYSKRITDIVEAHCNTFRVAHSLYF; this comes from the coding sequence TTGGAAGCAACGGAGCGAGCGGCAGTCTGCACCGAAGATAGCCTGGAACGGTTCTGGACAGGTCCGCACGACAATGAGAGCACAGGAAACAAATCTGTTTTTTTAAACGATGTACTGAGATTCATTTGTCGTTTGCTTTTCACGGATATCAATTTGTATTTTGCAATTGTGTTAAAGATAGCTTTTGATCCGATATATGCCCACCCATTGCCTGAAGGGCACCGTTTCCCAATGCTAAAATATGAGCTCATCCCCGGTCAGCTATTATACGAAGGCTTGATAACAGAAGAAAATATTTTCTCAAGTGCTGCAGTTGCCGAAGATATAATCCTTCTAACCCATGAGAAAGAATACTGGGAAAATCTTAGGGATCTTACATTAGGGCCGCGCGAAGTAAGGCGCATAGGCTTTCCGCTCACAGCGCAGCTGGTGGAACGCGAAAGACGTATCGCGCAGGGAACGATAGATGGTTGCATGTATGCCCGTGAATATGGTGTAGCATTCAACGTAGCAGGCGGTACTCATCATGCAGGGTCAAATTGGGGGGAAGGGTTTTGCCTTTTGAACGATCAGGCGGTGGCTGCAAATTATCTGTTAAGCAACCGGCTGGCGTCTTCCGTTTTAATCATTGACCTTGATGTGCACCAGGGTAACGGAACGGCACAAATATTTGAGAATGTTCCTGAAGTGTTTACCCTTTCGATACATGCCGAGAAGAACTTTCCTTTCAGGAAGGAGCGGTCGGACCTTGATATAGGTCTGGATCTGGGTACTGGTGACGAAGCCTACCTGCAAATTCTAACCAGCACGCTTGAGCCCTTGTTTTCCCGCCTGAAGCCTGATTTCGTTTTCTATCTTTCGGGGGTGGACGTGCTGGCTACCGACAAGCTGGGCCATCTTGCATTAAGTCGTGAGGGATGCAGAGAACGCGACCGCAGAGTGTTCGAATTATGTAAGAAGTACGAAATACCAGTTCAAGTGAGTATGGGAGGGGGCTACTCAAAAAGAATAACGGATATAGTAGAAGCACATTGCAATACTTTTCGTGTTGCTCATTCACTTTATTTTTAA
- the rplU gene encoding 50S ribosomal protein L21, which produces MYAIVNIAGQQFKVAKDQQIFVHRLQGDEGASIEFDNVLLAADGSDIKVGAGALNGAKVSAKIVSHLKGDKVIVFKKKRRKGYKKKNGHRQQFTKIEITGISL; this is translated from the coding sequence ATGTACGCAATAGTAAATATAGCCGGACAGCAATTCAAAGTTGCAAAAGACCAGCAGATCTTTGTACATCGCTTACAGGGAGATGAAGGCGCTAGTATTGAATTTGACAATGTGTTGTTAGCTGCAGACGGAAGTGATATCAAAGTAGGTGCTGGTGCATTGAACGGAGCTAAAGTTTCAGCTAAGATCGTGTCTCATTTAAAGGGTGATAAAGTGATTGTTTTCAAGAAGAAACGCCGTAAAGGTTACAAGAAGAAAAACGGTCACCGTCAGCAGTTCACTAAAATTGAAATTACCGGGATATCTTTATAA
- a CDS encoding entericidin: protein MKKLMFSAAILAFAGVTAFSSVSHPVNATKAAFVLQDTTDTTSTPADTTTTDTTSTPADTTKAN from the coding sequence ATGAAGAAATTAATGTTTTCAGCAGCAATATTAGCTTTCGCAGGGGTAACAGCATTCAGTTCGGTAAGTCATCCGGTAAACGCGACGAAAGCAGCGTTTGTTTTACAAGATACGACAGACACAACAAGTACGCCAGCCGATACAACAACTACTGATACTACGAGTACTCCAGCAGATACAACGAAAGCAAACTAA
- a CDS encoding Smr/MutS family protein, which translates to MDYKLGEFVRFVDEKREGYITRIFSDDMIGVTGDDDFEIPVPANKVTRVHGHVYEQQVTDQNAAQNVAPSAAFETKGIYLAVAPDQRKGSVVYFHLVNSTSFQLLITLVTEKGKELKGEFAGIINPASSTRIFTASLSELDMWPTFHLQALYFTTQNIALPEPLKIKEKFKAKDFAGAKKPVPLLKQDAWLIRLDEEDLVIDPVKLKESFFKAPEVKKEIAKPLQEVDLHIEKLRDDHQFLSKTEILKIQLEHFKKSLDAAIVHKLQSIIFIHGAGNGTLRMEIHKSVGRNPHVKTFMDARKEKFGYGATEVILK; encoded by the coding sequence ATGGATTATAAATTAGGTGAATTCGTCCGCTTTGTGGACGAAAAGAGAGAAGGATATATTACACGCATCTTCAGTGATGATATGATTGGCGTTACCGGAGACGACGATTTCGAGATTCCGGTTCCGGCAAATAAGGTGACCAGGGTGCATGGCCATGTGTATGAGCAGCAAGTTACCGATCAGAATGCAGCTCAAAATGTGGCCCCTTCTGCAGCTTTTGAAACAAAGGGTATATATCTCGCTGTCGCTCCCGACCAACGAAAGGGCTCGGTGGTTTACTTTCATCTTGTAAATAGCACTTCTTTTCAATTGCTGATCACACTGGTTACTGAAAAAGGAAAAGAACTGAAAGGTGAATTCGCTGGTATTATTAATCCAGCTTCATCAACGAGAATATTTACAGCTTCGCTATCCGAGCTGGATATGTGGCCAACCTTCCACTTGCAGGCGCTTTACTTTACAACTCAAAACATCGCCCTTCCAGAACCACTAAAGATTAAAGAAAAATTTAAAGCTAAAGATTTCGCTGGAGCCAAAAAACCGGTCCCTTTGTTAAAACAAGATGCATGGCTTATACGTCTCGACGAGGAGGACCTTGTTATCGATCCTGTGAAACTGAAGGAAAGCTTTTTCAAAGCCCCCGAAGTAAAGAAGGAAATCGCAAAACCACTTCAGGAAGTGGATCTCCATATCGAAAAACTGCGCGACGACCACCAGTTTCTTAGCAAAACCGAAATATTAAAGATCCAGCTGGAACACTTTAAGAAATCGCTTGACGCTGCTATCGTTCATAAACTTCAATCCATTATTTTTATACATGGCGCAGGCAATGGAACGTTGCGAATGGAAATCCATAAAAGCGTTGGCCGGAACCCTCATGTTAAAACGTTCATGGATGCCAGGAAAGAGAAATTTGGGTATGGCGCCACGGAGGTGATACTTAAATAG
- a CDS encoding polyprenyl synthetase family protein has protein sequence MYSIDQLQDLINKQIAEKQYPDTPSELYEPIQYIMSLGGKRMRPALVLMACDLFGGSVMKALDPAVGIEIFHNFTLVHDDIMDKAPLRRGKQTVHVKWNENVAILAGDVMLVEAYKLLTRVDDNILRSALDVFSTTAAGVCEGQQIDMNFELSNGVDISGYLEMIRLKTAVLLGGSLKIGALIGNAPEEYADYLYKFGENLGIAFQLQDDILDVYGDPEKFGKQVGGDILSNKKTFLLVKALEIAEGIDKEELNYWLSSESAEAETKVQSVTQIYNRLGVRQLAEHQMSQFAEKALSALAKIDIPSERKDTLRSFAERLLIREN, from the coding sequence ATGTATTCAATTGATCAATTACAGGATTTAATAAACAAACAGATAGCTGAAAAGCAATATCCGGATACCCCGTCGGAATTGTACGAACCGATCCAGTATATTATGTCGCTGGGCGGTAAACGAATGCGTCCGGCCCTTGTTCTGATGGCCTGCGACTTGTTTGGTGGAAGCGTTATGAAGGCGCTCGATCCCGCTGTCGGAATCGAGATATTTCATAATTTCACTTTGGTACACGATGATATCATGGATAAAGCCCCTTTACGCCGGGGGAAACAAACAGTTCACGTTAAGTGGAATGAGAATGTTGCCATACTAGCGGGCGATGTTATGCTGGTGGAGGCTTACAAACTGCTAACCCGGGTGGATGACAATATTTTAAGGAGTGCCCTGGATGTTTTCAGTACCACGGCTGCCGGGGTTTGTGAAGGTCAGCAAATCGACATGAACTTTGAACTATCAAACGGCGTAGATATATCAGGGTATCTTGAAATGATCCGCCTGAAGACCGCCGTGTTACTTGGCGGAAGCTTAAAAATAGGGGCTTTGATAGGAAATGCGCCGGAAGAGTACGCTGATTATCTTTATAAATTTGGAGAGAACCTTGGAATTGCATTCCAGCTTCAGGACGACATCCTTGATGTTTACGGCGATCCCGAAAAGTTCGGCAAACAGGTTGGGGGAGATATTCTCTCCAATAAAAAGACTTTCCTTCTTGTTAAAGCGCTTGAAATTGCTGAGGGGATTGATAAAGAAGAGCTTAATTACTGGCTGAGTTCAGAAAGCGCAGAAGCGGAAACAAAAGTGCAGTCTGTAACACAAATCTATAACAGGCTTGGGGTACGGCAGCTGGCAGAACATCAAATGAGCCAGTTTGCTGAAAAAGCACTCTCGGCCCTGGCAAAGATTGACATTCCTTCTGAAAGGAAAGATACGTTGAGAAGTTTTGCGGAGCGGCTGCTGATCAGAGAAAATTGA
- a CDS encoding MFS transporter gives MQDVKLKDPGPQLTKANLWLMAAGSGLVVANNYYNQPLLGKIADSFHISEAKASSVAVLTQVGYAVGLLFIIPLGDMVRRKRLILTDFVLILFSLLMAAMAPNIHILMVASFLIGLTSVIPQLFVPMAAHLAKPEDRGKAIGTVMSGLLIGILCSRTLSGIVGEYFGWRAMFFIAAGVMVVLWIALLWLLPEVHPDYKGSYKELMMSLVKYIKTEPSLRLASIRGGLGFAGFGAFWTTLVFLLQEPPFNAGSDVAGAFGLIGAGGALAASVVGRISDRMNKRRLITITTSMMLVAWIVFGFSAQSMAGLIIGVILLDLGLQSTHIANQTIIFALHPAARNRLNTVYMVSYFIGGATGTFVAGQAWHLWKWDGVVGVGLVVSGLTLLIHLLGGSDQVES, from the coding sequence ATGCAGGATGTGAAATTAAAGGACCCGGGGCCACAGTTAACAAAGGCAAACCTATGGCTTATGGCAGCCGGTTCGGGTTTAGTTGTAGCAAATAACTATTACAACCAACCTCTTTTAGGGAAAATTGCAGATTCATTCCATATTTCAGAGGCCAAAGCTTCCTCAGTTGCTGTGCTTACCCAAGTGGGATATGCAGTGGGACTCTTATTTATTATTCCGTTAGGTGATATGGTAAGGAGAAAACGGCTTATTCTTACCGACTTTGTCCTGATCCTTTTTTCCTTGCTGATGGCCGCCATGGCGCCGAATATCCATATATTGATGGTTGCCAGTTTTCTAATTGGTCTTACATCTGTTATTCCGCAGTTGTTTGTTCCGATGGCCGCACATCTTGCTAAGCCAGAAGACAGGGGCAAGGCCATTGGCACAGTAATGAGCGGCTTGCTGATAGGTATTCTTTGCTCTCGTACTTTAAGTGGCATTGTAGGGGAGTACTTTGGATGGCGGGCTATGTTCTTTATTGCTGCCGGGGTAATGGTGGTCTTATGGATTGCTTTGTTATGGCTGTTGCCGGAAGTGCATCCCGATTACAAAGGTTCTTATAAAGAACTGATGATGTCGCTTGTTAAATATATAAAAACAGAACCTTCTCTCCGTCTTGCTTCAATCAGAGGAGGATTGGGATTCGCAGGATTCGGAGCGTTCTGGACCACTCTTGTTTTCCTGCTTCAGGAACCGCCTTTTAACGCAGGGAGTGATGTTGCTGGCGCATTCGGCCTTATTGGAGCAGGAGGGGCTCTTGCTGCTTCTGTGGTTGGCCGGATCAGTGACAGGATGAACAAGCGAAGATTGATAACCATCACAACCTCAATGATGCTTGTTGCATGGATTGTCTTTGGTTTTTCTGCACAAAGCATGGCTGGTTTAATAATAGGAGTGATACTTTTAGACCTTGGCCTGCAATCGACTCATATTGCTAATCAGACCATTATTTTCGCTCTTCATCCTGCAGCGAGGAACCGGCTTAACACGGTATACATGGTTTCTTATTTTATTGGTGGTGCTACAGGGACGTTTGTTGCCGGTCAGGCCTGGCATCTCTGGAAATGGGACGGGGTGGTAGGAGTGGGGCTTGTTGTAAGCGGTCTTACGTTGCTGATCCATCTGCTGGGCGGCAGCGATCAGGTTGAAAGTTGA
- the rpmA gene encoding 50S ribosomal protein L27 — protein sequence MAHKKGVGSSRNGRESHSKRLGIKIFGGQDAIAGNIIVRQRGTKHHPDKNVGLGKDHTLFALVDGKVVFKKKADNKSYVSVLPVAAPEVAPVTE from the coding sequence ATGGCACATAAGAAAGGTGTTGGTAGTTCCAGGAATGGTCGCGAATCGCATAGCAAACGTCTAGGTATCAAAATTTTTGGTGGTCAGGATGCTATTGCAGGAAATATCATCGTTCGTCAGCGTGGTACTAAGCACCACCCCGATAAGAATGTAGGTCTTGGTAAAGATCATACTTTATTTGCATTGGTTGACGGAAAAGTTGTCTTCAAAAAGAAAGCAGATAACAAGTCATATGTTTCTGTTCTTCCGGTTGCAGCTCCTGAAGTTGCTCCCGTTACAGAATAA
- a CDS encoding GyrI-like domain-containing protein, producing the protein MNNQKIGPFSVIGISVRTTNENGQSGKDIPSLWRKFMSDGILEKIPNRIDDTIYCIYTDYEKDHTRPYTTILGCRVENLDQIPDQMTGKAFEEAQYRKFSAKGNLMQGAVFEEWQKIWSADLRRSFTADFEVYGVKSVNPENAEVDIFIAVE; encoded by the coding sequence ATGAATAATCAAAAAATAGGACCTTTTAGTGTTATTGGTATCTCCGTAAGAACGACAAATGAGAATGGACAGTCTGGAAAAGACATTCCCTCACTTTGGCGGAAATTTATGTCGGACGGAATCCTTGAAAAGATCCCCAATAGAATAGATGATACTATTTATTGTATTTATACCGACTACGAAAAAGATCACACGAGGCCCTATACAACTATTTTGGGCTGTCGTGTGGAGAACTTGGATCAAATCCCCGACCAGATGACAGGGAAGGCATTTGAAGAGGCACAGTATAGAAAATTTTCGGCGAAGGGAAATCTGATGCAGGGTGCTGTTTTCGAAGAGTGGCAAAAAATCTGGAGCGCTGATCTGAGAAGATCGTTCACTGCAGATTTTGAAGTGTATGGCGTCAAATCTGTAAATCCGGAGAATGCAGAAGTTGATATATTTATTGCAGTAGAATAA
- a CDS encoding hybrid sensor histidine kinase/response regulator produces MVLIVDDLPENLLGLRKILELNGFKVDEAYSGEEALKKVLVTTYSLIILDVQMPGMDGFEVAEALAGFSKAKDIPVIFLSAVNTTKEFITRGYLSGGYDYITKPLDPDILLLKAKNLHKLSQQNLELKKTQAELEKEIEVRKEAERKKDEFLSIASHELKTPLTRAKGYVQLLKKFSTDPQKKEDSILCLQRTETQLEKLNLLVAGILDLSNIEAGKMQFKMAPFNCSDMIENILETFSNIYPEYTIIRSGELPQTLYADKDKIEQVVLDFLFNAAKYSQQSKEIYLNTTTGGNSFTVEVRDTGVGISAEKLPHLFQKYYRAEDSYNEFQGLGISLFICSVIIRHHKGTYGAKSVQNEGSSFYFTIPVAGNE; encoded by the coding sequence ATGGTTTTAATTGTAGACGATCTCCCAGAAAATTTGCTGGGGCTAAGAAAGATACTGGAGTTGAATGGTTTTAAGGTAGATGAGGCTTATTCTGGTGAAGAAGCTTTAAAAAAAGTACTTGTAACTACCTATTCGCTCATTATACTTGACGTTCAAATGCCTGGGATGGACGGCTTTGAGGTTGCTGAAGCTCTTGCTGGTTTCAGTAAAGCAAAGGATATACCTGTCATTTTCCTTTCCGCTGTAAACACTACGAAAGAATTTATTACGCGCGGATATTTGTCCGGCGGCTACGATTATATCACAAAACCTCTTGATCCGGACATATTATTACTAAAAGCTAAAAATCTTCACAAGCTGTCACAACAGAACCTGGAATTAAAAAAGACACAGGCCGAGCTTGAAAAAGAAATTGAAGTAAGAAAAGAAGCAGAAAGAAAAAAAGATGAATTTCTAAGCATCGCCAGTCATGAGTTGAAAACCCCATTAACACGTGCCAAGGGCTACGTTCAGCTATTAAAAAAGTTCTCCACCGATCCTCAAAAAAAAGAAGACAGTATTTTGTGCCTTCAACGTACAGAAACCCAGCTGGAGAAATTAAATCTGCTGGTAGCTGGCATCCTGGATCTTTCGAATATAGAGGCCGGAAAAATGCAGTTTAAAATGGCCCCATTTAACTGCTCCGATATGATAGAGAACATACTAGAAACATTCAGCAATATTTATCCTGAGTATACCATTATCAGATCGGGTGAACTGCCTCAAACCCTGTACGCTGATAAAGATAAAATAGAGCAAGTGGTGCTTGATTTTCTTTTTAACGCAGCCAAGTACTCACAACAGTCTAAAGAGATCTACCTTAATACAACAACCGGAGGAAATAGCTTTACTGTTGAAGTGAGAGACACGGGTGTTGGTATATCTGCTGAGAAGCTGCCGCATCTCTTTCAGAAATACTACAGAGCAGAAGACTCGTACAATGAATTTCAAGGCCTCGGGATTAGTCTTTTTATTTGCTCCGTAATCATCAGGCACCATAAAGGAACCTATGGCGCAAAAAGCGTACAGAATGAAGGTTCCTCCTTTTACTTCACTATTCCGGTTGCCGGTAACGAATAG
- a CDS encoding DNA topoisomerase IV subunit B has translation MAENINYSEDSIRSLDWKEHIRLRPGMYIGKLGDGSAYDDGIYVLLKEIVDNSIDEFVMGAGRTIEISISEHKVSIRDYGRGIPLGKVIDCVSRINTGGKYDSKAFQKSVGLNGVGTKAVNALSATFTVQSYRDGRTKVAEFSKGELVRDEPEKDTTQRNGTAISFIPDDTIFRHYRFIPEFVENMIWNYVFLNAGLTINFNGQKYFSEKGLHDLLSKNTDADHIRYPIIHLKGEDIEIAMTHGQQYGEEYYSFVNGQHTTQGGTHQAAFREAVVKTIRERFKKEFDASDVRASIVAAISVRIQEPVFESQTKTKLGSLNVGPDGPSVRGFINDFVKKELDDYLLQNPQTADAMLKRILQSERERKDIAGIKKLANERAKKASLHNRKLRDCKLHFEDSHERRQETTLFITEGDSASGSITKSRDVMTQAVFSLKGKPLNCFGLTKKVVYENEEFNLLQHALNIEDGLDGLRYNNIVIATDADVDGMHIRLLMMTFFLQFFPDLVKGGHVSILQTPLFRVRNKKETIYCYSDEERQQAISKLGTRPEITRFKGLGEISPDEFGLFIGKDIRLEPVILKEANIHALLEYFMGKNTPDRQQHIVRNLRVEKNDAQTAAAAETITEGSAA, from the coding sequence CGACGGGTCTGCTTATGATGATGGTATTTATGTTTTATTAAAAGAAATAGTTGACAACTCCATCGACGAGTTTGTTATGGGGGCTGGCAGAACTATTGAAATCAGCATTTCTGAGCATAAAGTTTCAATACGCGATTATGGTCGTGGTATTCCCTTAGGGAAGGTTATAGATTGTGTCTCAAGGATCAATACAGGAGGTAAATATGATTCCAAGGCCTTTCAGAAATCAGTCGGACTTAATGGCGTGGGTACAAAGGCTGTGAATGCTTTATCTGCAACCTTCACTGTTCAATCCTATCGTGACGGAAGAACAAAGGTTGCTGAGTTTAGTAAGGGAGAGCTGGTGAGGGACGAGCCTGAGAAAGACACGACCCAGCGTAATGGGACAGCTATTTCGTTTATTCCAGACGATACCATTTTCAGGCACTACCGTTTCATTCCCGAGTTTGTAGAAAACATGATCTGGAATTATGTTTTTCTGAACGCCGGCCTTACTATAAACTTTAACGGTCAGAAGTATTTTTCGGAGAAAGGGCTTCACGACTTGCTCTCCAAGAATACAGATGCCGACCATATACGGTATCCGATTATTCATTTAAAGGGTGAGGATATTGAAATCGCCATGACCCACGGTCAGCAATATGGCGAGGAATATTATTCATTTGTTAACGGCCAGCATACCACGCAGGGAGGAACGCATCAGGCGGCATTTCGTGAAGCTGTAGTGAAAACGATAAGGGAAAGATTCAAGAAAGAATTTGATGCTTCAGATGTTCGGGCTTCGATAGTTGCTGCTATTTCCGTAAGGATACAGGAGCCTGTTTTCGAATCGCAAACAAAGACAAAGCTTGGTTCGCTGAATGTTGGTCCCGATGGACCCTCTGTGAGAGGTTTTATCAACGACTTTGTAAAGAAGGAACTTGATGATTACCTGCTTCAAAACCCGCAGACTGCCGACGCAATGTTAAAGAGGATACTGCAGTCGGAACGGGAGCGCAAGGATATCGCAGGGATTAAGAAACTTGCCAATGAACGGGCAAAGAAGGCATCGTTGCACAATAGAAAGCTAAGGGATTGCAAGCTTCATTTTGAAGATAGCCATGAACGACGTCAGGAGACGACCTTATTCATAACGGAGGGTGATTCTGCCAGTGGCTCTATCACTAAATCGAGAGACGTTATGACTCAGGCAGTGTTCAGCCTTAAAGGAAAGCCCCTTAACTGTTTCGGACTTACAAAGAAAGTTGTATATGAGAACGAAGAGTTTAATCTTCTTCAGCATGCGCTTAATATTGAAGACGGCCTCGATGGATTAAGGTATAACAACATAGTGATTGCTACTGATGCCGATGTGGATGGTATGCATATAAGACTCCTGATGATGACCTTTTTCCTTCAGTTCTTTCCTGATCTGGTAAAGGGGGGGCACGTTTCCATTTTGCAAACCCCTCTGTTCAGGGTACGCAACAAGAAAGAAACAATTTATTGCTACAGTGACGAAGAGCGGCAGCAAGCAATCAGCAAACTGGGGACACGACCAGAAATCACCCGATTTAAAGGACTAGGAGAAATCTCTCCCGACGAGTTCGGTTTGTTTATTGGAAAAGACATCAGGCTGGAACCGGTAATTCTGAAAGAAGCCAACATACATGCATTGCTTGAATATTTTATGGGTAAAAACACGCCCGACAGGCAGCAGCACATCGTAAGAAATCTGCGTGTTGAAAAGAATGATGCCCAAACAGCTGCTGCAGCCGAAACTATTACGGAGGGATCAGCCGCTTAA
- a CDS encoding MATE family efflux transporter, with translation MLKGKKYKKYYRSNLRLAMPVVVSQLGHTLVHTADSVIVGHFAGTFALAAVSLVNSTFTIIMVAGIGIAYGLTPLIARENGRKDYDECGRLLINSLFINIITAILLFLLIYFGLLSVIDFLKQDQKVVELAKPYLGLLGISIIPLMVFNTFKQFAEGLGFTRQAMVISIVGNIINVCLGITFVKGLFGIEPMGVKGVGWSTLIDRSLMAVVMGTYVLRSVNFRKYLRTFALQKIDRLRSLRILKIGAPVALQYTFEVSAFSGAAILMGTLGAIQLAAHQIAINLASATYMMASGISAAATIQTANSYGRQDFNALKMSANASYHIVLAFMSVMALLFVVMNQWLPWVYTSDSAVIIVAAQLLIIAGIFQLFDGAQVVGLGILRGMGDVNIPTVITFIAYWIIGIPLGWIMGIYLNMGANGIWAGLTLGLLASAVLLYIRYKYFSKRISQ, from the coding sequence ATGCTAAAGGGTAAAAAATATAAAAAGTATTACAGGAGCAATCTCCGGCTGGCAATGCCAGTTGTAGTATCGCAACTTGGCCACACGCTTGTGCACACTGCTGACAGCGTAATTGTTGGCCATTTCGCCGGAACATTCGCTCTTGCGGCAGTATCGCTGGTGAACAGCACCTTTACCATCATCATGGTCGCTGGTATCGGCATCGCTTACGGTCTCACCCCACTAATTGCGCGTGAAAACGGGCGAAAGGACTACGATGAATGCGGCAGACTGTTAATCAACAGTCTGTTCATAAATATCATCACTGCCATTCTATTATTTTTACTCATTTACTTTGGACTACTCTCTGTTATCGATTTCCTCAAGCAGGATCAAAAGGTAGTCGAACTGGCAAAGCCCTATCTCGGCCTCCTGGGAATTTCCATCATACCATTAATGGTATTTAACACATTTAAACAGTTCGCCGAGGGCCTTGGATTTACCAGGCAAGCCATGGTGATATCTATAGTTGGCAACATAATCAATGTATGCCTCGGAATAACCTTCGTAAAGGGGCTGTTTGGCATTGAACCCATGGGTGTTAAGGGTGTGGGATGGAGCACCTTAATTGACCGCTCGCTGATGGCTGTAGTAATGGGAACATATGTTCTCCGTTCAGTCAATTTCAGGAAATACCTCCGCACATTTGCCCTGCAAAAAATCGACCGGCTGCGGTCTTTAAGAATTCTGAAGATTGGCGCGCCTGTAGCTTTACAATACACCTTTGAAGTAAGTGCGTTCAGCGGTGCTGCTATTCTTATGGGTACACTGGGAGCAATACAACTCGCTGCACATCAGATTGCCATTAACCTGGCTTCTGCAACGTACATGATGGCTAGCGGCATTTCTGCTGCCGCGACGATTCAAACAGCCAACAGCTATGGACGTCAGGACTTTAACGCGTTAAAAATGTCGGCTAACGCCAGCTATCACATCGTTCTCGCCTTTATGTCCGTCATGGCGCTGCTCTTCGTTGTGATGAACCAATGGCTGCCATGGGTTTACACCTCAGACTCCGCGGTCATCATCGTAGCTGCACAGCTACTGATAATCGCAGGTATATTCCAGCTTTTCGATGGTGCCCAGGTAGTGGGCCTGGGCATTCTTCGCGGGATGGGCGATGTAAACATCCCTACGGTGATCACTTTTATAGCTTACTGGATAATCGGTATTCCCCTGGGGTGGATTATGGGGATCTATCTTAATATGGGAGCTAACGGAATATGGGCCGGACTAACGCTCGGCTTGCTGGCCTCAGCTGTACTGCTGTACATTCGCTATAAGTACTTCAGTAAGCGAATATCTCAATAG